One stretch of Amycolatopsis sp. NBC_00345 DNA includes these proteins:
- a CDS encoding phosphatase PAP2 family protein: MTRRILTVVAVACALATLVLGLVFAGGRSPSSLDAAAASGVSSLGHGLLNTLVLPTEPYVLLPAIAVIAGTCLYRRRRADALLAVAGPAVAVALNTWVLKPLFDRWKDGTLVYPSGHTVSLVTVLVVLVLLARWKAPAAALGVVLLGCAAVGMIGLGYHYLTDIAGGTFFGTAVVTGLRAVTPRRAPVPSGG; the protein is encoded by the coding sequence GTGACCCGCCGGATCCTCACCGTGGTGGCCGTCGCCTGCGCGCTGGCCACCCTCGTACTCGGCCTCGTCTTCGCGGGCGGCCGCTCCCCCAGCTCACTCGACGCCGCCGCCGCGTCCGGAGTCAGCAGCCTCGGCCACGGCCTGCTGAACACGCTGGTGCTGCCGACCGAGCCGTACGTGCTGCTGCCCGCCATCGCGGTCATCGCCGGGACCTGCCTGTACCGGCGCCGGCGCGCCGACGCGCTGCTGGCCGTGGCCGGCCCGGCGGTCGCGGTCGCGCTCAACACCTGGGTGCTCAAGCCGCTGTTCGACCGCTGGAAGGACGGCACCCTCGTCTACCCGAGCGGCCACACGGTCAGCCTGGTCACCGTGCTCGTGGTGCTGGTCCTGCTCGCCCGGTGGAAAGCCCCGGCCGCCGCGCTCGGCGTGGTGCTGCTGGGCTGCGCCGCCGTCGGCATGATCGGCCTCGGCTACCACTACCTCACGGACATCGCCGGCGGCACGTTCTTCGGCACCGCCGTGGTGACCGGCCTGCGGGCCGTCACACCGCGTCGCGCGCCAGTGCCGTCAGGCGGCTGA
- a CDS encoding FAD-dependent oxidoreductase: protein MRVTVVGGGVVGLSCAHRLAEAGHRVTVCTAGKPGESTSAVAGGLIYPPMLTADERVTRWTDVSVGVYRRSLAAPGIRFLPGSITHGADQPSPPWLSAMTDVTRDGERIGFTTALVDMPVYLAWLAEQVAALGVRTEYGTVASLAEVDADVVVNAAGLAGGALAGDDTLVPVRGQLVHLADPGLTSWAVTEEGGEVTYVIPHGRHVICGGTEEIGRGDLDPDPAVAAAIVRRCRALVPRLGDAAVLGTRVGLRPGRPSVRLERIGNVVHDYGHGGAGITLAWGCADDVVELI, encoded by the coding sequence ATGCGGGTCACTGTGGTCGGGGGCGGTGTCGTCGGGCTCAGTTGCGCGCACCGGCTGGCTGAAGCGGGCCACCGCGTCACGGTGTGCACGGCGGGCAAACCGGGGGAGTCCACGTCGGCGGTCGCCGGCGGGCTGATCTACCCGCCGATGCTGACCGCGGACGAGCGCGTGACGCGGTGGACGGACGTGAGTGTCGGCGTGTACCGGCGGTCGCTGGCCGCGCCGGGCATCCGGTTCCTGCCCGGTTCGATCACCCACGGGGCGGACCAGCCCAGCCCGCCCTGGCTGTCGGCCATGACCGACGTGACCCGCGACGGCGAGCGCATCGGCTTCACCACGGCGCTGGTGGACATGCCGGTGTACCTCGCGTGGCTCGCGGAGCAGGTGGCCGCGCTGGGCGTGCGCACGGAGTACGGCACGGTGGCGTCGCTGGCGGAGGTGGACGCGGACGTCGTCGTCAACGCCGCCGGGCTCGCCGGGGGAGCGCTGGCCGGCGACGACACGCTGGTGCCGGTGCGCGGCCAGCTCGTGCACCTCGCCGACCCGGGCCTGACCTCGTGGGCCGTCACGGAGGAGGGCGGCGAGGTGACGTACGTGATCCCGCACGGCCGCCACGTGATCTGCGGCGGCACCGAGGAAATCGGCCGCGGTGACCTCGACCCGGACCCGGCCGTCGCGGCGGCCATCGTGCGCCGGTGCCGGGCGTTGGTGCCGCGACTCGGTGACGCCGCCGTGCTCGGCACCCGCGTCGGCCTCCGGCCGGGCCGCCCGTCGGTGCGGCTGGAGCGGATCGGGAACGTCGTGCACGACTACGGCCACGGCGGCGCGGGCATCACCCTGGCCTGGGGCTGCGCGGACGACGTGGTGGAACTGATCTGA
- a CDS encoding DUF3696 domain-containing protein, with amino-acid sequence MSLITLSVSSYRCFASEQTIDLRPITCLFGRNNSGKSALARAPLVVSTGVRTDSPTPLDLDSVGDDIVGTFLELIHGNRPHGSLEIGMTFDDSLPAPLRVSIKIQNIDEYHTQVVSELELESGDDRFSMIWQGGDLNSGPAEYSVSGTGFELHGVQITFRGLLPEVIDPKNFLDAAHEELTKAFDAIRKSFDSIRYLGPFRDRPSRFYRMPSRMPRNVGQSGENTAGILATDLVRNQGGLISFINEHFGSSLPGWSINTVEAGGLYNIVLQSKSDAGLRVNLTDTGTGIAQALPIFVQRALDLYRPEGHPVLEIVEQPELHLHPAAHGAIADLYLAAAKDTKTRFVIETHSETFLLRLRRRIAEGEVDPKDVAIYFVDSTGGRSHARRINVDRSGNLDYWPEGVFSEDYYEARQLTRAQLAHLGENDAN; translated from the coding sequence GTGTCCTTGATCACCTTATCCGTGAGTAGCTATCGATGCTTTGCAAGCGAGCAAACCATCGATCTTCGGCCGATCACATGCTTGTTCGGACGCAACAACTCCGGCAAGAGCGCGTTGGCTCGCGCACCGCTTGTGGTGTCCACCGGCGTCCGCACAGACTCACCGACTCCGCTGGACCTCGACTCCGTCGGGGACGACATCGTAGGCACTTTTCTTGAGCTTATCCATGGAAACCGGCCACACGGCAGCCTCGAAATCGGCATGACTTTCGATGACTCCCTGCCTGCCCCTTTGCGAGTGTCGATCAAGATTCAAAACATCGACGAATACCATACTCAAGTTGTCAGCGAACTGGAGCTGGAGTCTGGAGACGATCGGTTCTCGATGATCTGGCAAGGCGGAGACCTAAATTCAGGGCCTGCCGAATATTCAGTCTCGGGAACCGGCTTTGAATTGCACGGTGTTCAGATCACTTTTCGTGGTCTATTGCCAGAAGTAATCGATCCGAAGAATTTTCTGGATGCAGCACACGAAGAACTGACAAAGGCATTCGACGCAATCAGAAAAAGCTTTGATTCAATTCGCTACCTTGGACCATTTCGTGACCGACCCTCTCGCTTCTATCGAATGCCCAGCAGAATGCCAAGAAACGTTGGCCAGAGCGGAGAGAACACCGCCGGAATTCTCGCGACTGATCTCGTGCGGAATCAAGGAGGCTTGATCAGTTTTATTAACGAACACTTCGGCAGCAGTTTACCCGGGTGGTCCATCAACACCGTTGAGGCCGGCGGTCTATACAACATCGTCCTCCAGTCGAAGAGTGACGCTGGACTGCGGGTAAACTTGACCGACACTGGAACGGGTATTGCGCAGGCACTACCGATATTTGTGCAGCGCGCTCTGGATCTCTACCGCCCCGAAGGGCATCCCGTGTTGGAGATAGTAGAACAGCCGGAACTTCATCTGCACCCTGCTGCACACGGAGCCATAGCCGACCTATACCTTGCCGCGGCGAAAGACACCAAAACCAGATTTGTCATCGAGACACACAGTGAGACCTTCCTTCTCCGCTTACGGCGTCGAATCGCTGAGGGCGAAGTTGATCCCAAAGATGTGGCTATCTACTTCGTAGATAGCACAGGGGGCAGGAGTCATGCTCGCAGGATCAATGTCGATCGGTCCGGAAACCTGGATTACTGGCCGGAAGGGGTCTTCTCTGAGGATTACTACGAAGCTCGACAACTAACTCGCGCACAGCTGGCACATCTGGGCGAGAACGATGCTAATTGA
- a CDS encoding DUF262 domain-containing protein: MTSSELGTVVKPEVILLENVLGEIATGRLRVPKFQRPFVWRPEQMTELFDSIDRSYPIGSLLIWETNIQLASLDKIADFEVPPPPLDGRVAYLLDGHQRLSTLFGCLRKTVPNTNSDEQHDWLWEVYRVLGERNDRNQFQHWKKPSLPPENYLPMRSVLRTMDFLTFARRLQEAEKFSDRIDLLVDEAEELAQRFKSYQMATVRLVGGDLKQAVTVFSRLNSSGQSMTPDQMVSALTYQNDDTETLADRIKGIQEDVDSDGFGTVASITIFRSILAVAGEEDVQEARWEVLAERIGEGLAESVEETATALRRAVEFLKKDVGVPLARLVPYNAQIMLLVAFFNAADNPPQKKLDILSKWFWTTSWSGYFAGANTTQIKFALQEMKNFAEGRGNLDLSGQVARPFPDRFDMRSARIRSFIIWELQRYSQRLDHAGEAIDAVSLLAKLDTGAYRHVMTHGKDASSPANRVVMPTLPGVSIKRTLLGLADEMGNEVLASHGIPAKAVEKLQLNDTGGFIKERAAFLAEEERKFISELGVPLSKKIAAEADIDTD; this comes from the coding sequence GTGACATCATCAGAGCTCGGAACAGTGGTAAAACCAGAGGTCATACTCCTGGAAAACGTACTGGGAGAGATCGCCACCGGGCGACTCAGGGTGCCAAAATTTCAGCGCCCATTTGTATGGCGTCCTGAGCAGATGACTGAGTTATTTGACAGTATCGATAGGTCATACCCCATCGGAAGTCTGCTCATCTGGGAGACCAACATCCAATTGGCGAGTCTTGACAAGATCGCCGATTTCGAAGTTCCTCCACCCCCTTTGGACGGCCGCGTTGCGTATCTCCTCGACGGACATCAACGTCTTTCTACTCTCTTCGGGTGCTTGCGAAAAACTGTTCCAAATACCAACAGTGACGAGCAACACGACTGGCTGTGGGAAGTCTATCGAGTTCTCGGAGAAAGAAACGATCGGAATCAGTTTCAACACTGGAAGAAACCATCGTTGCCTCCTGAGAATTATCTTCCAATGCGATCAGTGCTGCGGACAATGGATTTTCTCACTTTCGCACGCAGGCTACAGGAAGCAGAGAAATTCAGCGATCGAATCGATTTACTCGTTGACGAGGCCGAAGAGCTGGCCCAACGGTTCAAGTCTTACCAGATGGCCACGGTTCGCCTAGTGGGAGGTGACCTGAAGCAAGCTGTTACGGTTTTTTCCCGTCTCAACAGCAGCGGCCAGTCGATGACGCCCGACCAGATGGTGTCCGCGCTGACTTACCAGAATGACGACACGGAGACTCTCGCAGATCGCATCAAGGGTATCCAGGAGGATGTGGACTCTGACGGCTTTGGCACCGTGGCATCGATCACCATATTCCGGTCGATACTCGCAGTTGCTGGCGAAGAGGACGTTCAAGAAGCCCGCTGGGAAGTACTTGCCGAGCGAATCGGCGAAGGCTTGGCCGAGTCTGTCGAGGAGACGGCGACGGCACTGCGACGTGCCGTAGAATTTCTTAAAAAGGACGTTGGGGTACCGCTTGCGCGACTCGTCCCCTACAACGCTCAGATAATGTTGCTCGTGGCATTTTTTAATGCTGCCGACAATCCCCCTCAGAAGAAGCTTGATATTTTGTCAAAGTGGTTTTGGACTACTTCTTGGTCGGGTTACTTTGCGGGCGCCAACACCACTCAGATCAAATTTGCACTACAAGAGATGAAGAATTTTGCTGAAGGTCGGGGAAATCTTGATCTCAGCGGGCAGGTGGCACGTCCATTTCCTGACAGGTTCGACATGCGAAGTGCTAGGATTCGATCCTTTATTATCTGGGAATTGCAGCGTTACTCCCAGCGGCTGGACCATGCTGGTGAAGCAATCGATGCCGTCTCCTTGCTGGCAAAGCTGGATACCGGCGCATACCGACATGTTATGACACACGGGAAAGACGCGTCCAGTCCGGCAAACCGTGTCGTTATGCCCACTCTTCCAGGTGTTTCTATCAAGCGAACGCTGTTAGGCCTCGCCGACGAGATGGGAAATGAAGTATTAGCCAGTCATGGAATACCAGCAAAAGCTGTTGAAAAACTTCAATTAAACGATACCGGAGGCTTCATCAAAGAACGAGCTGCATTCCTTGCTGAAGAAGAACGCAAGTTCATTTCGGAACTTGGGGTACCGCTTTCGAAGAAGATTGCTGCGGAGGCTGACATCGACACGGACTGA
- a CDS encoding DUF2252 domain-containing protein produces MNRGDWVERPLVGTTSVEPAELYARGKRLRDSAPVTAHDHAAAAPDRPGAQEYFAASNAGRLPELVELRRERMAASPFTFFRGAAGLMAADLAGTPSSGLAAQLCGDAHAANFGLYGTPEGRIVMDINDFDETVPGPWEWDLKRLAASLVLAGREGGIGDAGCREAAEDAVKSYRRTIRALAELPYLQSWNALPDASVLSKARADELIDDFADAEKKARRNTSAKVVAKWTQQVDDHETGLARHRFVEDPPVLTHVDDATAAAVAGGLVSYVDTLRESRRTLAARYRIADVAFRVVGTGSVGLRSYVVLLHGNDEEDLVLQVKQARPSALAAHLGVPAPEHEGRRIVDGARLVQAESDILLGWTTIDGVPFIVRQFRNLKGAIDPAALRENHLDDYGRLAGALLARAHTRSLHPQLLAGYFADDEHLDEAIGAYAVRYADQTEADHAEFTG; encoded by the coding sequence ATGAACCGAGGGGACTGGGTGGAACGGCCGCTGGTCGGCACCACGAGCGTCGAACCGGCGGAGCTGTACGCGCGGGGCAAGCGGCTGCGTGACAGCGCGCCGGTGACGGCGCACGACCACGCGGCCGCGGCCCCGGACCGGCCGGGCGCGCAGGAGTACTTCGCGGCGAGCAACGCCGGACGGCTGCCGGAGCTGGTCGAGCTGCGGCGGGAGCGGATGGCGGCCTCGCCGTTCACCTTCTTCCGCGGCGCGGCCGGGCTGATGGCGGCGGACCTCGCGGGCACGCCGTCGTCCGGGCTGGCCGCCCAGCTCTGCGGCGACGCGCACGCGGCCAACTTCGGGCTGTACGGCACGCCCGAGGGCCGGATCGTGATGGACATCAACGACTTCGACGAGACCGTGCCCGGCCCGTGGGAGTGGGACCTCAAGCGGCTGGCGGCCAGCCTCGTGCTCGCCGGTCGCGAGGGCGGCATCGGCGATGCGGGCTGTCGCGAGGCGGCCGAGGACGCGGTGAAGTCCTACCGCCGCACCATCCGGGCGCTGGCGGAGCTGCCGTACCTGCAGTCGTGGAACGCGCTGCCGGACGCGTCCGTGCTGTCGAAGGCGCGGGCGGACGAGCTGATCGACGACTTCGCGGATGCGGAGAAGAAAGCCCGGCGCAACACCAGCGCGAAGGTCGTCGCGAAGTGGACCCAGCAGGTCGACGACCACGAGACCGGCCTGGCCCGGCACCGGTTCGTCGAGGACCCGCCGGTGCTGACCCATGTGGACGACGCCACCGCGGCCGCCGTGGCCGGCGGACTGGTGTCCTATGTGGACACCCTGCGCGAATCGCGGCGGACGCTGGCCGCGCGGTACCGGATCGCCGACGTCGCGTTCCGGGTGGTCGGCACCGGCAGCGTCGGGCTGCGCAGCTACGTCGTGCTGCTGCACGGAAACGACGAGGAAGACCTGGTGCTGCAGGTGAAACAGGCGCGGCCCTCGGCGCTGGCGGCCCACCTCGGGGTACCGGCGCCGGAGCACGAGGGCCGCCGCATCGTCGACGGCGCCCGGCTCGTGCAGGCGGAGTCGGACATCCTGCTGGGCTGGACGACCATCGACGGAGTGCCGTTCATCGTGCGGCAGTTCCGCAACCTCAAGGGCGCCATCGACCCGGCCGCGCTACGGGAGAACCACCTCGACGACTACGGCCGCCTCGCCGGCGCCCTGCTGGCCCGCGCGCACACCCGTTCCCTGCACCCGCAACTGCTCGCAGGCTACTTCGCCGACGACGAGCATCTGGACGAGGCGATCGGCGCGTACGCGGTGCGGTACGCCGACCAGACCGAGGCCGACCACGCGGAGTTCACCGGCTGA
- the rocD gene encoding ornithine--oxo-acid transaminase codes for MTTFAGRETATPASADGFIALDERWSTHNYHPLPVVIAEAEGATVTDVDGKSYLDFLSGYSALNFGHRHPALIAAAIEQLGRVTLTSRAFHHDQLGLFCRELAELTGTEMVLPMNSGAEAVESAVKVARKWAHQVKGVPDGTAEIIVAGANFHGRTTTIVSFSTDETARAGFGPFTPGFVTVPYGDAEALRAAITPRTAAVLIEPVQGEAGVVVPPPGYFADVRGACDEHGVLLIADEIQSGLARTGTVLALDHEGVRADVYTLGKALGGGILPVSAVVGSRAVLGVLQPGEHGSTFGGNPVACAVGRAVVRLLNTGEFQQRSAELGAHLHERLAGLVGHGLSEVRGRGLWAGIDIAPGGPSGRAASEALAGLGVLCKETHENTLRVAPPLVISREDLDRGIDAIAQVIRGVN; via the coding sequence ATGACGACGTTCGCCGGTCGGGAGACCGCCACCCCTGCCTCCGCCGACGGGTTCATCGCACTCGACGAGCGCTGGAGCACGCACAACTACCACCCGCTGCCGGTCGTGATCGCCGAGGCCGAAGGCGCCACCGTGACCGACGTGGACGGCAAGTCCTACCTGGACTTCCTGTCCGGCTACTCGGCGCTGAACTTCGGCCACCGCCACCCCGCGCTGATCGCCGCCGCGATCGAGCAGCTGGGCCGCGTCACGCTGACCTCGCGCGCGTTCCACCACGACCAGCTGGGCCTGTTCTGCCGTGAGCTGGCCGAGCTGACCGGCACCGAGATGGTGCTGCCGATGAACTCCGGCGCCGAGGCCGTGGAGTCCGCGGTGAAGGTCGCGCGCAAGTGGGCGCACCAGGTGAAGGGCGTCCCGGACGGCACGGCCGAGATCATCGTCGCCGGAGCCAACTTCCATGGCCGCACCACCACGATCGTGTCGTTCTCCACCGACGAGACCGCGCGCGCCGGCTTCGGCCCGTTCACGCCGGGCTTCGTGACGGTGCCCTACGGCGACGCCGAGGCCCTGCGCGCCGCGATCACCCCGCGCACCGCGGCCGTGCTGATCGAGCCCGTGCAGGGTGAGGCGGGTGTGGTCGTGCCGCCGCCCGGCTACTTCGCCGACGTCCGCGGCGCCTGCGACGAGCACGGCGTGCTGCTGATCGCCGACGAGATCCAGTCCGGCCTCGCCCGCACCGGCACCGTGCTGGCGCTGGACCACGAGGGCGTGCGCGCCGACGTCTACACCCTCGGCAAGGCGCTCGGCGGCGGCATCCTGCCGGTGTCGGCCGTGGTCGGCAGCCGGGCCGTGCTCGGGGTCCTGCAGCCCGGCGAGCACGGTTCGACGTTCGGCGGCAACCCGGTGGCGTGCGCGGTCGGCCGCGCCGTCGTGCGGCTGCTGAACACCGGCGAGTTCCAGCAGCGCTCGGCCGAACTGGGCGCCCACCTGCACGAGCGCCTGGCCGGGCTGGTCGGCCACGGCCTGTCCGAGGTCCGCGGCCGCGGCCTGTGGGCGGGCATCGACATCGCGCCGGGCGGGCCGTCCGGGCGCGCGGCGTCCGAGGCGCTGGCCGGGCTCGGCGTGCTGTGCAAGGAGACCCACGAGAACACCCTGCGCGTGGCGCCGCCGCTGGTGATCTCCCGCGAGGACCTGGACCGCGGCATCGACGCCATCGCCCAGGTCATCCGTGGCGTGAACTGA
- a CDS encoding PPK2 family polyphosphate kinase encodes MAKKENGNRVRDALRAGAELPDPASSPVGPAKKAKGEEKLATAGERLSALQEALYAEGTAGGGRSVLLVLQGMDTSGKGGTVGHVLGLVNPMGVKYTAFKKPTAAERRHDFLWRVRKQLPTPGRIGVFDRSHYEDILVPRVSGLLTAAERRQRYKEINAFERELADGGTTVVKVFLHISPEEQLKRLRARLQRPEKRWKFDPSDLEARSHWTAYQEAYADLLAKTSPDTAPWYVVPADRKWYRNWAVAELLIEVLTELAPQFPEPAYDVEEALAALKGVGVVG; translated from the coding sequence ATGGCGAAGAAGGAGAACGGGAACCGGGTCCGGGACGCGCTCCGAGCGGGGGCGGAGCTGCCGGACCCGGCCTCCTCGCCGGTCGGGCCGGCCAAGAAGGCGAAGGGCGAGGAGAAGCTCGCCACCGCCGGGGAGCGGCTCTCGGCCCTGCAGGAGGCGCTGTACGCGGAGGGCACGGCCGGCGGCGGCCGCAGTGTGCTGCTGGTGCTGCAGGGCATGGACACCTCCGGCAAGGGCGGCACCGTCGGCCACGTGCTGGGCCTGGTGAACCCGATGGGCGTCAAGTACACCGCGTTCAAGAAGCCCACTGCCGCCGAACGCCGTCACGACTTCCTCTGGCGTGTCCGCAAGCAGCTGCCCACGCCCGGCCGGATCGGCGTGTTCGACCGCTCGCACTACGAGGACATCCTGGTGCCGCGGGTGTCCGGCCTGCTCACCGCGGCCGAGCGGCGGCAGCGCTACAAGGAGATCAACGCCTTCGAGCGCGAGCTGGCCGACGGCGGCACCACCGTGGTCAAGGTCTTCCTGCACATCTCGCCCGAGGAGCAGCTCAAGCGGCTGCGGGCCCGGCTGCAGCGGCCGGAGAAGCGGTGGAAGTTCGACCCCTCGGACCTCGAAGCGCGCAGCCACTGGACCGCCTACCAGGAGGCGTACGCCGACCTGCTGGCGAAGACCTCGCCGGACACCGCGCCCTGGTACGTCGTGCCCGCCGACCGGAAGTGGTACCGCAACTGGGCGGTCGCCGAGCTGCTGATCGAGGTGCTCACCGAGCTGGCGCCGCAGTTCCCGGAACCGGCCTACGACGTCGAGGAGGCGCTGGCCGCGCTGAAGGGTGTTGGCGTGGTGGGCTGA
- a CDS encoding prolyl oligopeptidase family serine peptidase, giving the protein MTDSVLDAALDDLSFLRRQARTQRFTLGAPKLFTVSPDGSRVLFLRSESGTDPRHSLWALDLTSGEEAKLVDAAELLPGDEDLPPEERARRERSRLTGSGVLAYGVDDAFTVVTFTLSGKLYTLDLATGEIKVLVDGSVIDPRPNPAGTHVAYVRDGRLRVIELATGVDRVLVEEDGEDVTWGLAEFIAGEEMDRHRGYWWSPDGRSLIAERSDRGPVPRWTIGDPANPQNPPNVVAYPSAGSPNAEVSLALLGLDGSRVDLARGDWEYLVTVHWSAGGPPLLAVQPRDQRSLSVLAVDVADGSASVLHTETDEHWVEILLGVPAWTADGRLVTESAADGDHRLVVDGTPVTPPGLQLRSVLHVGTEVLFTASDDPTQVHVYRTEGGTVRRLSTEDGVHGGAGSAGLTVVSSWGLGHSGPMVRVLRDGEPVGSIVSSTVDPEIVPNLTWLTLGERGLRAALVLPRGYEPAEGKLPVLLDPYGGPHAQRVLQSRNAFLTPQWLADQGFAVLVVDGRGSPGRGAAWEKAIAGKLAEVTLADQVDGLHAAAAAHPELDTERVAIRGWSYGGYLSALAVLRRPDVFHAAVAGAPVTDWSLYDTHYTERYLGTPQDAPEVYESNSLIAGAGELSRALMLIHGLADDNVFPAHSLRLSSALLAKGRAHVFLPLAGATHMTPQAEEVAENMMRTQVEWLLRELSAVAADKEGA; this is encoded by the coding sequence GTGACCGACTCTGTTCTCGACGCCGCTCTCGACGACCTCTCGTTCCTCCGCCGCCAGGCCCGCACGCAGCGCTTCACCCTCGGCGCACCCAAGCTGTTCACCGTCTCCCCGGACGGCTCGCGCGTGCTGTTCCTGCGCAGCGAGTCCGGCACCGACCCGCGGCACAGCCTGTGGGCGCTCGACCTCACCTCCGGCGAGGAGGCGAAGCTGGTCGACGCCGCCGAGCTGCTGCCCGGCGACGAGGACCTGCCGCCGGAGGAGCGGGCGCGCCGCGAGCGCTCGCGACTGACCGGCAGCGGCGTGCTGGCGTACGGCGTCGACGACGCGTTCACGGTCGTGACCTTCACCCTGTCCGGCAAGCTCTACACGCTCGACCTGGCCACTGGCGAGATCAAGGTGCTGGTCGACGGCTCGGTGATCGACCCGCGGCCGAACCCGGCGGGCACGCACGTCGCCTACGTCCGCGACGGCCGGCTCCGGGTGATCGAGCTGGCCACCGGTGTAGACCGGGTGCTCGTCGAGGAAGACGGCGAAGATGTCACCTGGGGCCTCGCTGAGTTCATCGCCGGTGAGGAGATGGACCGTCACCGCGGCTACTGGTGGTCCCCGGACGGGCGTTCCCTGATCGCCGAGCGCTCGGACCGCGGCCCGGTGCCGCGCTGGACCATCGGCGACCCGGCGAACCCGCAGAACCCGCCGAACGTCGTCGCGTACCCGTCGGCCGGCTCGCCGAATGCCGAGGTGTCGCTCGCGCTCCTCGGCCTGGACGGCAGCCGCGTCGACCTCGCGCGCGGCGACTGGGAGTACCTGGTCACGGTGCACTGGTCGGCGGGCGGGCCGCCGCTGCTCGCGGTGCAGCCGCGGGACCAGCGCTCGCTTTCGGTGCTGGCGGTCGACGTCGCGGACGGCTCGGCCAGCGTGCTGCACACCGAGACCGACGAGCACTGGGTCGAGATCCTCCTGGGCGTGCCGGCGTGGACCGCGGACGGCCGCCTGGTCACGGAGAGCGCCGCCGACGGCGACCACCGGCTGGTGGTGGACGGCACGCCCGTCACGCCGCCGGGCCTGCAGCTGCGGTCGGTGCTGCACGTCGGCACCGAGGTCCTCTTCACCGCCTCCGACGACCCGACGCAGGTGCACGTGTACCGCACCGAGGGCGGCACCGTCCGCCGTCTGTCCACTGAGGACGGTGTGCACGGCGGTGCGGGCAGCGCGGGGCTGACCGTGGTCTCGTCGTGGGGCCTCGGGCACAGCGGCCCTATGGTGCGCGTGCTGCGCGACGGCGAGCCGGTGGGATCGATTGTTTCGTCCACTGTGGACCCGGAGATCGTGCCGAACCTGACCTGGCTGACGCTGGGCGAGCGCGGCCTGCGCGCCGCGCTGGTGCTGCCGCGCGGTTACGAGCCGGCCGAGGGCAAGCTGCCGGTGCTGCTCGACCCGTACGGCGGCCCGCACGCCCAGCGCGTGCTGCAGAGCCGCAACGCGTTCCTCACGCCGCAATGGCTGGCGGACCAGGGTTTCGCGGTGCTGGTGGTCGACGGCCGCGGCTCGCCGGGCCGGGGCGCGGCCTGGGAGAAGGCGATCGCCGGGAAGCTCGCCGAGGTCACGCTGGCCGACCAGGTGGACGGGCTGCACGCCGCCGCGGCCGCGCACCCGGAGCTGGACACCGAGCGCGTCGCGATCCGCGGCTGGTCCTACGGCGGGTACCTGTCGGCGCTGGCGGTGCTGCGCCGTCCGGACGTGTTCCACGCCGCCGTCGCGGGCGCGCCGGTGACCGACTGGTCGTTGTACGACACGCACTACACCGAGCGTTACCTGGGCACGCCGCAGGACGCGCCCGAGGTGTACGAGAGCAACTCCCTGATCGCCGGGGCCGGCGAACTGTCGCGCGCGCTGATGCTCATACACGGCCTCGCCGACGACAACGTGTTCCCCGCGCACTCGCTGCGGCTCTCGTCGGCGCTGCT